The sequence ccCCTACCTTTTCCAACACTTTCTAATATTAACAGCCAAGTTTAATGCAGAGAAACACCTCAAGGTCAAAGATACTTATTATTAGACAATCCAGGttacaaaaggaaagaaaaaccccAAATGACAAAGTACACTGGAGTTGAGAAATGTTGAGTCAACTGtatttaagcatctactgtgttcagTACAATAGGTACAAGAGGTACAATAAAgtcagtagacacgattcctatcTTCAGGGAGTTAAAAAATCTAGTAAGGAAGACAAGACACCAAAGTCATTTGCTGAAAGAAGGAAGCAGAAAATGGTAATACGTACTTGAGTTGTGCTTTAAATAACAGGGTATGTAGGATATGTAACAAtgtcggtatttgctaagcacctactatgtgctgggcactctactaagcgctgggatagatacaagcaaattgggttgggcacagtccctatcccctgtggggctcagcctcaacccctactttacagataataaaaataattgtggtatctggtaAGAACTtaacgtgtgccaggcactgcactaagggatgaatacaagcaaccTGTGTGGGACCagagaactgtggcccagagaattgaagtgacatgcccaaggtcacacatcaggcgagtggtggagccgggattagaacccatgacctgctggctcccaggcccatgctctacccattatgccatgaggcacaaagtgaaatgacttgtccaaggtcacacagcagacaagtgttacaCAAGTGCTCTGAGAAACAGAGCTTACTAGTGCACAGGGAAGCACAGAAGTGCTCGAGTGAATATGATGATCACCCTCCCAACTGCCAAATAATTTTCCATAAGGATTAGGCCTTTCTCTGCTGCACGGTTTTCAGCTGCAATGGTAAGCAGAGCCTGAATGTAAATTGAAAAATCTCAACCTCTCAGGCGAATGGCCAATCCAACAGAAATCCCTTCTTAAATAACTGATGAACTGACAGTCAGCCAGGCTGCTAGATCCTGCTGTTCTCACGGCACCTACCCATCCAACCAAATAATGGTGTATGCATTTTGACTCATTGTTTGCTTTTCCATAAAATTTGGAAATATGGTTAAAAATGGCTTGCCACGAACCAATCAGCTTAATGGGAAGTTATGTTTCTTGGCATACCTTTAGGTTTGTGATTAAGGCTGCGAACTAATGAGAATAGTCAATACCTTTGGTTGCTTGATCCTTATTGTCCTATGAGTTCAGTTTTGTGGTTCAGAGACTGGAGGTGCAGGTAAACAGCCGCTGCTTTAAATATGGTCACGGAACCACTCCACAGGCCCAGCTTTACCAATACTGAAACATATGCTACTCCATCTAGTTTATAGGTGATTGAGGGAAGGGGACAGCCGGGGCACTGACTTGAACAAAAGCCTGGATATTGGGTTTAGCAGGGGCAGAGAAAGTGCAAGTCAGGGAGCAactttttgttcatttttatgtTTTCAAGCACATTACTGAGCTGTAATCCTGAAACACCAAACTCCATGGTCTACATATATGGTTTAAGGAATACTCtagaaaaaacccaaaaaacaaacaaaatcaagGATGGGCAAGTATCTCTATATGATTAAGTCAAAAGAGGGCCCACACAAAGGCAGAGAGCACCTGACACTAGCATTTGACAGTTGAATGAGCTACCACTTTTTGGGTGAATATAAAAGTAAATTCTGCCTCTAGTGATTTTAATGTGGGGCACGACCCACTGTTTTGCAGATAAGCAACTCAAAGTAGTGAATTGCACTTTAATTTCTGCCAGAGTTCAGGTCTATGACAACACTAGTGCAATACTGCCCTTGTACTGTCTGAAACTGCACTGCAATTCTAACAGGGCATGTTAATACTCTTCAGGAAACAGTTCAGGAACAGGGAGGCAAGTTAATCTAAATCCAGATTAATTACATAGCAGTTTCAGATTAAAAAAATTCCAGCAAGAAAATGGTTTACAGAAATAGCTCTGATGAAGGTGTAAAATATAAGACAAAAAATGTTTTAACCGATGTTTTCAGAATTTAGGTTAAGTGCTGCCACAGCAACATTCTTATCAGGTAGGAAGATATGTATTTTCTTTGGAATACAATCCTGGCTAGGAATCCTGCCTTAAACAGAGGTCCCAATATACTCAACCGAGCATTCATTGATGGACAGAGAGCTGGACAAGGCAGATTGAGGGGGCATAAAACAGCTCTATGAGAGAGACAATGGTCATAGAAAATGTTTTCAGATAGTGCTGAAAGAAAAAGATGAAATGAATTGGTCCATCACCCGTTTAACAAGACGACTGGTGGGGCTCATTGGCCAAGCTATTCAATTATTTTTAGATTACAATGCTCTAATACAGAACTGTGAAGTCAACAGTTACCAACTAGCAAATTACACCATTTTCATGACCCCATTTCAGAATACTCTTCCCTGCACTGTTTACCAATACTTCCTTTTGCTTTCAGGACACTCACTCTAGAACTGTTTGAAACCACCTACCAAGACTTTACAGAGTTTAAGGATTTTCAAgagattgtttttctttttaaatcaagGACTCAAAAACTAGACTGGACCAGGGGTTAGTAACTGTAAACTGAATAAGACCTGGGTAATACTCTTTTACTTCCAAGTGTACACTATACATGTGTTGCTGTCATTTATGGCATAACTATCACCATTGGGCAAAACTTTTCTTTCAGTTTCGAGTTGCCAATGTAATGTAGACATGAATAGAAGCATTTTAATAATGGAACATGTAACATACCCATTTTTTTGTAGTATTCTTCCCAAGCCTTGGTATAATCAACCTGTCCAGTTGGAGCGGGATTTTGCTGGTCTCCTTTATATAAAAAACAAACATGAAATCTCTCAAAATAActacactttctagactgtgagcccgttgttgggtagtgaccgtctctttatgttgccgatttgtacttcctaagtgcttagtacagtgctctgcacatagtaagcactcaataaatacaactgaatgaatgaataaactaaacATTACAAAAAAAACTTGATATAGATTCATGGCCCACTTCAGATACAGTACAAATGAGGGGAAATGGCATTATTTCTAATCACATAAAACATCAGCTTTGCAACATGAAGTAGAGGACAGCTTACAAAAGAAGTGGCAACCAAGCTACCAATTGGCATATGACACTCCCCCAAAAAGGCCCAAAGACAGAAGGAGTATTACTCCATGGATAGAAATTCTGTACCAGCATCAGACTGATGATACCATTTTATATTTCCACAAACAGTAGGAAATATTAAACTTGTGTTACGGTTGGGTTCAGTTCACAATGAGACTACAGCCACCTTTTAGTACATATTTAGTTACCTTGTCCATTAGTTTGAGCTGTATTTGGGGCACCAGTTGGTGCTGCAGGTGGTGGCTGTGCTTGCTGCTGATAATAGTGAGCATAATAAGCTGCCCATGCTGCTGAATTTGGGTCGGTTCCTGGTTTTGCTAGAAATTAAACCAGATTCACAGCATAAGAAGACTATCACAAAACAGCATTTTGACCAACAGATCGATAGACGTAAAGTCATttgaggaaacaaaaaaaaatgacaaaaagaaTGATCAATATCCTCTAAACCTTTAAAGCTTGACTCACTTCTGAAAACGTTTGATACCAGGCACTAAAGATTCGGAGGTATAACAGTGCTGAATACTTCATTTGGCAGCCTATTCAAAGTATAAGGTTTCCAAAGCCTATTCTAAAAGTATTCATATAACTCACCAGGCTTTGCATGGAACCTCCCCTCCATTAAGATGAGTGGGCCTCAAAAGGGAGGCGGCAGTAGGGGGAAAGGAGCTCAAGTACGGATAACAGCCAAATGGTTAATCTTCCGGGAAATAATCAAGAATTAGCCAAAGCAACAAATGAGGGTCACCTTGCAATACGTTTAAACAAGAATTAGGAAAATATCATGTAAAATGCTACCCGCTTTTGTAGACGGCATGTGAAAACTAGTGTAGGATCCCCAAATTGCAGAGGGATGagattttctcttcccccttttactGTCCAAGTCAACTGTATACTAAAAACTTAAATGGGGAACACACTGAAAGGAGGAAGGAGTCAAATTACAGTAAAAGGTGAAAAGCGTCTCACTAGCTTAATCTGGACTACAGTAACGCTTGAGCTGCatcctagcttttttttttttttttgagaattgACAAAATTGATGAAGAAGCAAATATAATGACCAGATTGAAAACAAAGGGCACCCTGAAAATTACAAATTCTGGTAGATATTTTTCCTCATAGTTTCAGATTCCAATATTCCAGGTTCTGGAACCTCATAGAGGGTGCCAAAGTGATttcaaggaaaggaaaaaagaaggctAAGAGTAGTCTAAGTAAATTAAGTTATTTCGAAGGGAAGACTTCATAATCATATTCAACCGGCATCCTTGGGTGTTTTAATCATGCACATGCTTAGGGGTCGGACCAGAGTATTTTCAGGTCCCTTCCTGATCTATGACATATATGAAGGTTATTTTATGGCTGATGGTGATCAGCTCTTCCCCATGGTCACTGAGGATAAGATGAAAGGAAAAAAACTTAAACAGAAGAGTCCGGGATTATTGTCCCTACCTAAAAATATACTTTTCTGACAGTGAGAATGGTTCAACAATGAAGAGGGATGCTGCTAGACAATGTCAGAATAACCCGTCTTATACAAGATCAACCAATGCCATTTCACTATTCTTCAGAGTAGAAGCTACTCTAAAcatttctttctcttatttttcccccctccttcatgTTGCTTCTATCCCTCTTACCCTTCCATTCACCTGGTGGTGGCTGTAGAAGACAGGCACACAGCTTACCTGGATCAGGAGGATTCTGCTGCTGCCAGTGTGGATAAGCATTTCCCCACCCTTGTGGGGCATAGGGAGCTGGAGGACCACTGTGCCGAAAAAGTGAAGTGGGACAAAAATGAGAATCTCGTCCAAGACACAAAATTAAAAAAGTCCCACTAAACGCTTCAATGATACTACTTACTGAGGAGCAGGCCCAGGAGGGCCGGGGTTGTAAGGAGCAGGATTGTAGGGGCCCATTGGATTTCCCGGGCCAGGGGGGCCTGGGGGTCCATGAGGTCCTGGAACACCATGGGGTCCATGGGGAACAGGTGGGCCCAGAGGGTTGACTGGACCCTGAAAACAACAGAACAATGGAGAGGATGTTCATCACAGGTTCTTAATGTCACAGAAGGCAGTACCGAATCAATATAATTGTACACCAAAGAGAAATTTTAGATAAAGCAAAAACACCACCAGAAATATTTCAAACCCAACCTCCCAATCACACATAAATCCTCTAGAGGAAATGAATACATGGAAAAAGCAAGGTCTTCTAATTGTGACAATTCACCCTCAATATGTCCGcaatggcattttaaaaatcatCTAATTGGAATTAAAAATTCAAAGTGCACCTTTTGTATACTCACACCAATCTTTTCTTCTATGAGCTGCCGAGCATAGTCAATCTGTTGGGGTGTTCCGCGGATGGTAAATAGCTTCATATTAGGATCTGCATTTGGAGGAGGATTTCTCTGTAGCTCTATTCGAGCACCAGACTGTTGGCTTATGCTCTTTATAGTTTCACCACCTGAAAAACAGAAAAGTGTTTGATCTAAAGGTTGAAAAGACTGAAAAGTGGTACCAAATGAAAGGTCTCAAGACTGGACTCagaagctaagtgcttggggcagtaCAGCAGTAGCAAACGCATGTCCAGCCCACTAGTTCATAACCTAATGAAAAAATATTCGTGAGTAAAGTTTAAGCCTTCCTTCCTACCTCCAAAGCCCTGCAGTAGAATTAACTCTCCCATTTCAGGGACAGAAAAGTGCTGCTTTACAGCACCACCGTAGAATAAGAAAAGGCCCCCCAAGTACAAGACACAATCTATTCCTCCATGGAAAGAGCGCTAAGGGGAGCCGAAAATAGAACCAGAGTTGTCCGCTTTTTTGGCCAGGAATGCTCTCATCTGTGTCTGCTAACACCTTGCCCTTAAagtcttaataaaatcacatctcctccaagaggcctccccgacTAAGTGCccatgttttaatggcatttggtaagtgtttactatgtatcaaaaactgttctaagtactgaggtagagaggacaatcgggttggacaaagcccctgtctcacatagtcttaacccccattttacagatgaggtaactgagggacagggcagttaagtgacttgcccatggccaaacagcagacaagtggcaaggcccaggattagaatccaggttgtgATCACTGGGGAAGTCGGAGAGGGCAGGCTCAGTGCAGTGAAGGCGAGAGGAATGCAGGCTACAGTGGCTCAATCCaaatcaactatgcacttggatatgtaccctttaagagttatttattcacccaaccccagccccatagcacttgcgcGTACagatcagtcatttattttaatgtctgtctaccaatACCGCTGTATTGtgcttacccaagcgcttagcacacgaaAAGGGCttcataaccatcatcatcaatcgaatttattgagcgtttactgtgtgcagagcactgtactaagcacttgggaagtacaagttggcaacatagagagacagtccctacccaacagtgggctcacagtctaaaaggtggagacagagaacaaaaccaaacatactaacaaaataaaataaatatgtacaaataaaataaataaataaatagagtaataaatatgtacaagcatatatacatatatacaggtgctgtggggatgggaaggaggtaagatggggggatagagagggggtcgagggggagaggaaggaaggggctcagtctgggaaggcctcctggaggagatgagctctcagtagggccttgaagggaggaagagagctagcttggcggatgggcagtgggagggcattccaggcccgagggatgacgtgggccgggggtcgatggcgggacaggcgagaacgaggtacggtgaggagattagcggcagaggagcggagggtgtagggtgggctgtagaaggagagaagggaggtgaggtaggagggggcaaggtgatggacagccttgaagcccagggtgaggagtttctgcctgatgcgcagattgattggtagccactggagatttttgaggaggggagtaatatgcccagagcatttctggacaaagataatccgggcagcagcatgaagtagggattgaagtggggagagacacgaggatgggagatcagagagaaggctgatgcagtagtccagacgggataggatgagagcttgaatgagcagggtagcggtatggatggagaggaaagggcggatcttggcaatgttgcggagctgaaaccggagCATAAGCACCATGGATTGAAGACAAAATATGAAAACACAATAACATGCTTATAGCATTTCATTTTTCACCTTCATTTTACCTCCAGGAATAAGTACTCAGAGCCAAAAGAAATCAAAGTACTGACTAGACTCTACTCAAGATTTGTGCTATGATTTTATTAGaacccacctttctgctgtggttAGATGCCCATATTCTCTTGGTACAGTGAAGTGTGGAGATGGAAGAAATAGAAAGGTTGGGGAGAGGCTCAATACAAATTTGCTACAATAGTCAGTTTAAAAATGTATTACCTTTTCCTATTATCAATCCAGTTTTTCCAGTTGGTACAATAAAATTAAATTCCTGTAGTCCACCAGGTGGTCCCATGTTCCAGTTGCCTTGACCTCTACCTCGTCCTCGACCACCGGGTCCTGGTCCACCAGGATTACCAGCCtgcaaggaggaagaacagagaaacGGTAGCAGAATTGAATGGAAGATCCGATTTACCCACTTCCCTGTAAATAAGAAGGGCCTAATCGCTGGTACTGAGTGAATTTCCAACGACTGCTTACATAAAAGCCCTCTTGACAGTTACTATCTGCACAGCTAGGAACAGAGTGGCGAGGGTACTGCCTACACAACTTGAGGCAGGTAACTAATCTGTGGAACAAACTGATTTTATAACATTCagtactgattttttttgttcTAAACTGCCTAACTACAGCACAAGCCACCCTATCTGAAGTGTGATTATACGGCCCACAGGTGGAATGGAATTAAGCACAGGTAGGACTCAACTAATTAATGAATGTGACTGTTGTAGGGACTTCATTCTTAATTATGCAATTCTCACTAGATCTCCATTTGAACTATCTCAAGTCCACCCTGGACAACTTTGACGTGTAGTTAAAAGCCCACCCTATTCCCCCACTATGTCTAACAAagctttttattttgtttcaggACCACAGAGTATATTACACTTTACACTTTCCTGCTTAGTACATAATTTCAAGCCAAAACCTCAATGCAAACTTTTAAGAGGGAAGATTTATCTCCACCAGATGTCCAAGGGTGTTGTCCAAAAGCCTGCCACCCTCTCATCACCACTCGAGTCCCCGCTCCCATCATGCCCTATGCACAACAGAATGTGGAAACTTAAGGTGCTGCAGAGGTCTCTACCAGACAAGGTAAGTAAATCCGCTCCCACCGTGACACCCAGGGCCCTTGGCATCTTCCTCCAACTGCCAGGCTTTTTCCTCTAGAAACCCACACCAGTTCTCCTCATCACCTCCACCCACCCGGCACCACCCTGGCGGCACTGGGGAAAGCAAGCCACGAGGAGCAAGCTTTAGAGCAGTTGTTGAGGATTCCGAGCTAGAACGAGACTTAAAATCCCGCTCCTCTAACCACAAAGTTTCCTACAGATCTGTTGTTCTTCGTCTTCACCGTTGTTTCAGCATTTTGTTCAGTTTCAGGTTTCTGTCACCaatctcccacctctctctctctcgttttagattgtgagccccgaggGTGAcagagtatagtgctctacacagattgtcctcaataaatatcatcgtggTCAAGGAAGGTGTCTATcccctctgttacactgtactctcccaagcgcttagtacggagcacacagtaagcactcaatatgattgataaataccgGTACTATGAAATGGGGAACTCAAGCTTCAAATAAAATAACCGAAGGAGTATTATCGAACCTGAACACTTCGAAGCAGGTCTGTGATAATCTCTGCGGCATGTTGACATCTGTCTGGCGGTCCTGTAATTTGTGCTATTCTATCTGGAGTTGTTCCATCATCTGAAATAAATTGAGAATGGTAATTTAAATACACTCAGAatttaggagtgtacaatacaatatttACTCCACATATTACATATATAATTACACACCTGGCTTAAACTGAATTCTTACACCAGCATCATTCTGTATTTTCTTGATCATCTCCCCATTTCTTCCTATTACAATGCCAACAGCAAATCGTGGAATGGGGACCTTAAACaataaatgaaaaagaaatgTTACAGAGCCCTGATATCCAGACCCCACAGGGGACATTTAGAATAGTAAGAGTACATGCTAACTTCCACAGTATGACTCTCCAAAGTTAAAAGGAGCCAAACTCAAAAGAAGACAGGATAGCATATTAATGAACAATAGCATGGGGCCAAAGTGTATTTTATCATCCTATTTGTGAAACAGGAGAACAGAATCTGAATAAAAAGATGACTCATAAAAATCCAGGAAATTCGTGTTATTCTAACACAAAGAATGGACAAGGGTTAACCTATCGACATTCATATTAAAATAGGTAAGGACCCAGAagtgctctcccttcttcatttcaTGCTACCTCCATGGTATCACGGGAAGTGGAGAAACCCACAATAGCAGGATTGCAAAAGTGTGCTGCCTGCCCTGAGAGAAACCAAAGTGGTACCAAGAATACTGGCAATGTCACTTTAGCTCCCAGTTTAATTTCAGGTTGGGATTAACAAATGGAGCATCAGAAACAAGCACTACGAGAGAGAGCAGGTAGGGAAATGTGCACTTTAGGGAGCCCCTTTCACCTTCAGGGAACGGGGTTGAGTTCTGCATTATACACAAAGTCACGGTATTGAAAAAAAGCAACCGTTATGAATGTCTTTAAATAGGTGACTTTGGATGAAATGAATTCCAAGTTCTATCTTTTTAATTGGCAAATAACACCCCCCCACACAAATGAGAAGTGACAAGTTATCGCTAGGAAAAATATTGCTATTGTAATACTTACATCTATGCCTTCGTTTCCTCCTATTCTTGATCCATATTCATTTCGCACTTCCCTAAAACCACCTTGATCACGGATTAACTCCAATACCATTTCCTTGGCTTGCTGTTGGGATATTAAACACTAGTTTAGGTTTAGAGCAGAATTATAATTGACTTTAAAATAACCACGAGAAAGTGACAGACAACGCTTTTCTCCTCCGAGACGTTCTTTAAAATGGACCATAACAGTTAATACTCTTGTTGAAATGGCTGGAACCTGCACATCAATTATATCATAAGAGAACACCAAAGCCCTTCAAGGCCTCCATCCCGCCCCCAGCCTCCAAAACTACTAAACCACCAATTTAAAAAGCATTAAAACAACAAAACACGCTCCACAACTCTCTGAAGTACAGCAAACTTTACCTGAACTTTATAAGGGTCTCCTGTAATCCGAAGAGGCTTGTCTGCACCAGTGTTCTGTGGTCCATCCTGAATCATGACCATCTTGACTCCGGCTCGTTCCTGTTTGAAAAATGTAATCATATACACCACAAACCGTACTCTGACACGGAAATACAGATGGCCTATGAAAATGGGCTTGTACCTGAAGTTGTTTAATAGTCTCGCCACCCTTTCCAATAACTAATCCAGCCTTACTAGCAGGAATCATGATTTCTTGGACTGAATTTCCCGGTCCATCTCCATGATGAAAACCAGGCGCAGGTCTTCCTTTTTCAACAATCTGGTCGAGTAACCGTTTTGCCGATCTATTAAAAGTAAAACATGAGTTGGCCCTCACGAAACAAAAACAACACAAAGAACTCAAAATACCCCCCTCCCCCGCTCGCCCCTCATAAAATGCTATTTCTGTTCTTGTCTTCAAGACACAAGCTTCTTTATTCCCTACTtagggtagagctaggattagaaaccagatttcTTAGCTCTCGATTCACTACTTTAATAAACCTGAATAACATATATAGTTTGTACAGCAGCCTGGTAGAATTAAAATTGTAGGCGACTAGGCCCTAAAATTCAAACTGATATGCACTTTCATATAAATACACTGATTTGGGCTTTCTACTTACTGTACAGATTCAGGTGTTCCAGTTAACATGCAAGATCTTTCAGGTAGTCCTCCACTATCTAAAACACAAAAAGTGCAGGTGGAAGTTAGGACAAGAAAAATGGCACAGGACAATTGTTATGCCAATTTACTACAATTTCCAAGATGAAATGCTTTGTGCTAACTAGTAACATTAGAAAACAGTTTAAGCAGAGTGATTTTAGGAAATGAGAACCCTCCCACAATTCAGGAGAGTGGAGGTATAAACGTAGGAGTGATGTATGCCTGTGTCCTGGACCCCTCAGCTGGGTCAGAAAGGTGAACAAAGCCCCTTGAAACCAACACCTCCTTCCCCAGCACATCTGACTGAACTTGCTCTAAGAGCGCACTTTTATTCCAGCCCCTATACAGCTTAGAAAACTATCTTTACCGAGAAAAGGCTGCAAGTGCTAGCCTTCAACAGCTACACTGTTTGGGTAGGAAATAGAATCCTAAATTATATGACAATGCAGAGAAAATTACATCACAAAAAACCACGACACACTCAAAGTGCACTGTATTTCTGAACTACAAATACAATGACCACAAAGTAAAATATCAGAGAACAATCTGTTACCAGGAGCTATCTGTATTTTGCATCCAGATTCTTGCTGTATACGTGAGATCTGTTCACCTCCTCTGCCAAttactattaaaaagaaaataataattgaaCTAATGGCATGAAAAGGTTGATAAATGCATTAAAGTATATTTCCTATATTACTTACTAAATCCCACCATTCCATCTGGAACTTTATACTCTTCTGTCATTACTGATCTAAAAAGGAGTGAAATACAACAAATGAGCCAATATTTCCCTAAATGGAAACtttaatacaattttttttaaagaaaggtaaAATAAAGCTTAGTCAAACCCTTCCGTACTTCTACAGGAGGGAGCCTTAATATCGGTGCCATGTTTTACTGATTCCATACACTGTGACAAAATTAAGATTCTAGAACTTTATTTCAGCTCACAGAAAAATCTTGTAAGGCACAAACAAATGTGAATCCTAATAAGGTTAATGGGCTTTATCTTTCCAATTTTATAAAACTCACACTATGCCCAATTTCTCTGCTGCCCACTTAACCTAAGAAAACACAGGAAACACACTTCATATTCACACCTGCTAAATGATCACATAAAGTTACAAAATTTGCTAAAGTTTGCCTCAGTTTTTCAGCAAACGAGATCTCCAAACTAGCtatgaaaaggaaaatgaaacaacATTCAACCAAACTTTAGTCCCTCGTATCTATACACATTTCTACTGATGACagacaaaatttaaaaaaaaaaaacacaatgtaACTCTACCTTTGTTGCTGGTGCATTGGTGGTGGTAGCTGTGATCCAAAGGCTACAAAGAACCAAGGAATATTTTAAAAATTGAGTTCACTATTtaaggtttttattttttgtgtctgcagggttgagaggcagtgtggcttaatggatagagtgcgggtttgggagtcataaggtcatggttctaatcccggctccgccacatgtcggctgtgtgaccttgggcaagtcacttcacttctctgggcctcagttccctcatctgtaaaatggggattaagagtgtgagctctaatgtgggacagggactgtgtccgacctaattaagctgtatcaaccccagtgcttaggacagtgcttggcacagagtaagtgcttaacaagtaccattattattataattattattacactctcttACTCTATTCCTAAAATGAACTAAGATTTATAATAATCAATAGGTGAATGAAACTACAATGTAATTAAGGACAGGTGTTGGGTGTCTGAAAGGAGCAGCCAGGAGTCATGGCTGGAATGgtgtggggaggaagaaaaattCAAGATTAATCATCTTCAGTTCTCTTCCCTGGGATTCTCTCAATATTGGTGGTTTTAGAGACTTAAAAGCAGTGAAATTTGGCATGTATACAATGGTAGAAATTTTTCAAGGTGTGCACAAAAATCAATGTAGAAGCAATAGCTGTTTCCATCAGATAATTCATTTGGCTAAAATAGCCAGTCCACATATTGCTTTTCACAAAAATAGGGATGTTTTAAGGCTCCCAATTAATTAAAatgactaaataccactgatgcaaaAATCAAGGTTTCAAGAGAAAAATTTGCAAAAAAAATTCATATTCTATCATGTGAAGAAAGCAATTGAACTCCTCACTTGGGCatagggaagaaaagagggggaaCCTAACATTGATTATAGCAATCTAAATAATACCCACCAAGTGTCAGTGCCAGATTCTTGATGTGACTATTAGCACCTGGTTAATTAAGATTGCCAAATTAATAAAGTATACTTACAGTCATTCTGAGGTGCAACTTTCTTAGCATCTGGTTGATCTGCAAAATTAAGAGCTGTTTAATT is a genomic window of Tachyglossus aculeatus isolate mTacAcu1 chromosome 4, mTacAcu1.pri, whole genome shotgun sequence containing:
- the FUBP1 gene encoding far upstream element-binding protein 1 isoform X5; the protein is MPSPFKDQPDAKKVAPQNDSFGSQLPPPMHQQQRSVMTEEYKVPDGMVGFIIGRGGEQISRIQQESGCKIQIAPDSGGLPERSCMLTGTPESVQSAKRLLDQIVEKGRPAPGFHHGDGPGNSVQEIMIPASKAGLVIGKGGETIKQLQERAGVKMVMIQDGPQNTGADKPLRITGDPYKVQQAKEMVLELIRDQGGFREVRNEYGSRIGGNEGIDVPIPRFAVGIVIGRNGEMIKKIQNDAGVRIQFKPDDGTTPDRIAQITGPPDRCQHAAEIITDLLRSVQAGNPGGPGPGGRGRGRGQGNWNMGPPGGLQEFNFIVPTGKTGLIIGKGGETIKSISQQSGARIELQRNPPPNADPNMKLFTIRGTPQQIDYARQLIEEKIGVSIQKGPVNPLGPPVPHGPHGVPGPHGPPGPPGPGNPMGPYNPAPYNPGPPGPAPHGPPAPYAPQGWGNAYPHWQQQNPPDPAKPGTDPNSAAWAAYYAHYYQQQAQPPPAAPTGAPNTAQTNGQGDQQNPAPTGQVDYTKAWEEYYKKMGQQGQTQDYSKAWEEYYKKQGQAVPAPAGAPPGGQPDYSAAWAEYYRQQAAYYAQTSPQGMPQHPPAPQGQ
- the FUBP1 gene encoding far upstream element-binding protein 1 isoform X2; this translates as MADYSTVPPPSSGPAGGGGGGGGGGGGGGVNDAFKDALQRARQIAAKIGGDAGTSLNSNDYGYGGQKRPLEDGDGSWTSPSSTTHWEGMPSPFKDQPDAKKVAPQNDSFGSQLPPPMHQQQRSVMTEEYKVPDGMVGFIIGRGGEQISRIQQESGCKIQIAPDSGGLPERSCMLTGTPESVQSAKRLLDQIVEKGRPAPGFHHGDGPGNSVQEIMIPASKAGLVIGKGGETIKQLQERAGVKMVMIQDGPQNTGADKPLRITGDPYKVQQAKEMVLELIRDQGGFREVRNEYGSRIGGNEGIDVPIPRFAVGIVIGRNGEMIKKIQNDAGVRIQFKPDDGTTPDRIAQITGPPDRCQHAAEIITDLLRSVQAGNPGGPGPGGRGRGRGQGNWNMGPPGGLQEFNFIVPTGKTGLIIGKGGETIKSISQQSGARIELQRNPPPNADPNMKLFTIRGTPQQIDYARQLIEEKIGGPVNPLGPPVPHGPHGVPGPHGPPGPPGPGNPMGPYNPAPYNPGPPGPAPHGPPAPYAPQGWGNAYPHWQQQNPPDPAKPGTDPNSAAWAAYYAHYYQQQAQPPPAAPTGAPNTAQTNGQGDQQNPAPTGQVDYTKAWEEYYKKMGQQGQTQDYSKAWEEYYKKQGQAVPAPAGAPPGGQPDYSAAWAEYYRQQAAYYAQTSPQGMPQHPPAPQGQ
- the FUBP1 gene encoding far upstream element-binding protein 1 isoform X4 — its product is MADYSTVPPPSSGPAGGGGGGGGGGGGGGVNDAFKDALQRARQIAAKIGGDAGTSLNSNDYGYGGQKRPLEDGDQPDAKKVAPQNDSFGSQLPPPMHQQQRSVMTEEYKVPDGMVGFIIGRGGEQISRIQQESGCKIQIAPDSGGLPERSCMLTGTPESVQSAKRLLDQIVEKGRPAPGFHHGDGPGNSVQEIMIPASKAGLVIGKGGETIKQLQERAGVKMVMIQDGPQNTGADKPLRITGDPYKVQQAKEMVLELIRDQGGFREVRNEYGSRIGGNEGIDVPIPRFAVGIVIGRNGEMIKKIQNDAGVRIQFKPDDGTTPDRIAQITGPPDRCQHAAEIITDLLRSVQAGNPGGPGPGGRGRGRGQGNWNMGPPGGLQEFNFIVPTGKTGLIIGKGGETIKSISQQSGARIELQRNPPPNADPNMKLFTIRGTPQQIDYARQLIEEKIGGPVNPLGPPVPHGPHGVPGPHGPPGPPGPGNPMGPYNPAPYNPGPPGPAPHGPPAPYAPQGWGNAYPHWQQQNPPDPAKPGTDPNSAAWAAYYAHYYQQQAQPPPAAPTGAPNTAQTNGQGDQQNPAPTGQVDYTKAWEEYYKKMGQQGQTQDYSKAWEEYYKKQGQAVPAPAGAPPGGQPDYSAAWAEYYRQQAAYYAQTSPQGMPQHPPAPQGQ